The following are encoded in a window of Paraburkholderia sp. HP33-1 genomic DNA:
- a CDS encoding SDR family NAD(P)-dependent oxidoreductase — MSHSPKVVVITGASQGIGAETARAFRKLGHYVVATSRTIKQSDDPNLVAVAGDIADPATARRVIETAVARFGRVDTLVNNAGIFVAKPFTQYTAEDYATITGINLAGFFHITQLAIAEMEKHESGHVVNITTTLVDHAIDGVPSVLASLTKGGLAAATRSLAIEYAKRGIRANAVSPGIIKSPMHAPETHAALGALHPMGHMGEMSDIVNAILYLDSAPFVTGEILHVDGGQSAGH, encoded by the coding sequence ATGAGTCACTCTCCCAAAGTCGTCGTGATTACCGGTGCGTCGCAAGGCATCGGCGCGGAAACGGCCAGGGCATTTCGCAAGCTCGGCCACTATGTGGTCGCTACATCGCGCACCATCAAACAGTCCGACGATCCCAACCTCGTCGCGGTCGCCGGCGATATCGCCGATCCGGCCACGGCTCGACGGGTCATCGAGACAGCCGTGGCGCGTTTTGGTCGAGTCGATACGCTCGTGAACAATGCGGGCATTTTCGTAGCCAAGCCGTTTACTCAATACACGGCAGAAGATTACGCGACGATCACGGGCATCAATCTCGCGGGATTTTTCCATATCACGCAGCTCGCGATTGCAGAGATGGAGAAGCACGAGAGCGGGCACGTGGTCAACATCACGACGACGCTCGTGGATCACGCGATCGACGGTGTTCCGTCCGTGCTGGCCTCGCTGACGAAGGGCGGACTCGCCGCCGCGACCCGCTCGCTCGCGATCGAGTATGCAAAGCGCGGCATTCGCGCCAACGCGGTTTCGCCCGGCATCATCAAGTCTCCGATGCATGCGCCCGAAACCCATGCGGCGCTTGGCGCACTGCATCCAATGGGTCATATGGGCGAGATGAGCGACATCGTCAACGCGATCCTCTATCTCGACTCGGCGCCGTTCGTGACCGGCGAGATCCTGCACGTGGACGGCGGCCAGAGCGCGGGCCACTGA
- a CDS encoding DHA2 family efflux MFS transporter permease subunit — translation MNSSINPGAPAPLTGARFAIGTFAVALATFMNVLDSSIANVAIPTLSGNLGVSIDEGTWVITLFAAANAVSIPLTGWLTQRIGQVKLFVWAILLFVLSSAACGLAPNLLVLLAARVVQGAVAGPLVPLSQALLLASFPKEKSSNALALWAMTATVGPIAGPALGGWITDSYSWSWIFYINVPVGLFAAGAIWAIYRDRETPTRKLPIDKVGLISLIAWVAPLQIMLDKGRDLDWFSSPVIWVLTIVAIVSFLFFLIWELTEQRPIVNLRLFARRNFLGGTIAISVAYAIFFANLVILPQWIQGFLGYRAVDAGLVTAPLGIFAVILAPVMGKIMPRSDMRVLATLAFVGFAGVFFMRSNYTTGVDAWTLVLPTLLQGIPTALFFTPLTAIILSGLSPEEIPAAAGLSNFVRIFAGAVGTSLMSNAWNDRTILHHARLAEQTSVDDPGFTGAIAHLQAALDAGVPKATAFYEASLNAQATMLGLNDIFWISAVIFVVIIPLIWITTPTSGGAAGAAAAGGH, via the coding sequence ATGAATTCATCGATCAACCCGGGTGCGCCGGCTCCGCTGACGGGCGCCAGGTTTGCCATTGGCACGTTCGCCGTGGCGCTGGCCACCTTTATGAACGTGCTGGATTCGTCGATCGCGAACGTCGCGATTCCGACGCTCTCAGGCAACCTCGGCGTCTCCATCGACGAAGGGACGTGGGTCATCACGCTCTTTGCCGCGGCCAACGCGGTATCGATTCCGTTGACAGGGTGGCTCACCCAGCGCATCGGGCAGGTCAAGCTGTTCGTCTGGGCCATCCTGCTGTTCGTGTTGTCGTCGGCGGCGTGCGGCCTCGCGCCAAACCTGCTCGTGCTGCTCGCCGCGCGCGTCGTGCAGGGCGCCGTGGCGGGGCCGCTGGTGCCGTTGTCGCAGGCACTGCTGCTCGCATCGTTTCCGAAGGAGAAGAGTTCGAACGCGCTGGCGCTCTGGGCCATGACCGCGACGGTCGGGCCCATCGCGGGTCCGGCGCTCGGCGGCTGGATCACCGACAGCTACAGCTGGTCGTGGATCTTCTACATCAACGTACCGGTCGGCCTGTTCGCCGCTGGCGCGATCTGGGCGATCTACCGGGACCGCGAGACGCCCACCCGCAAACTCCCGATCGACAAGGTCGGACTAATCTCGCTGATCGCGTGGGTCGCGCCGTTGCAGATCATGCTCGACAAGGGCCGCGACCTCGACTGGTTCAGCTCGCCGGTGATCTGGGTGCTCACGATCGTCGCTATCGTCAGCTTCCTGTTCTTCCTGATCTGGGAATTGACCGAGCAAAGGCCGATCGTCAACCTGCGGCTTTTCGCCAGACGTAACTTCCTCGGCGGCACGATTGCGATTTCGGTTGCCTACGCGATCTTCTTCGCCAACCTCGTGATCCTGCCGCAATGGATTCAGGGCTTCCTCGGCTACCGGGCGGTGGACGCGGGGCTCGTGACTGCGCCGCTCGGCATTTTTGCCGTGATCCTCGCCCCGGTGATGGGCAAGATCATGCCGCGCTCCGACATGCGGGTGCTTGCCACGCTTGCGTTCGTGGGATTCGCCGGCGTGTTCTTCATGCGCTCGAATTACACGACCGGCGTCGATGCATGGACGCTGGTGTTGCCGACGCTGCTGCAAGGCATTCCCACTGCACTGTTCTTCACGCCGCTCACCGCGATCATCCTGTCGGGTCTGTCGCCGGAGGAGATTCCGGCGGCGGCGGGTCTGTCCAACTTCGTGCGCATTTTTGCAGGCGCAGTGGGCACGTCGCTGATGAGCAACGCGTGGAACGACCGCACGATCCTTCATCACGCGCGCCTTGCCGAGCAAACGAGTGTGGACGATCCTGGTTTTACCGGTGCTATCGCGCATCTGCAGGCGGCGCTGGACGCGGGCGTTCCCAAGGCCACGGCCTTTTACGAAGCCTCGCTCAATGCGCAGGCCACGATGCTCGGCCTGAACGACATCTTCTGGATCTCGGCGGTGATCTTCGTCGTGATCATCCCGTTGATCTGGATAACGACACCGACGAGCGGTGGCGCCGCAGGCGCAGCCGCCGCCGGCGGACACTGA
- a CDS encoding RidA family protein gives MSVHEKLAELGLELPAPPQPLGSYTAVSEAGNLLFVSGQVPLSEGKMAYTGRVGETLTLEQGRKAAQLAALNVLAQISRHLGGFERLHHLVRVEGHVSSADGFYDQPAVIDGASDLFAAVLGDKAGHARSAFSHSQLPANAAVIIVVIAQILPA, from the coding sequence ATGTCCGTCCACGAGAAACTCGCCGAACTCGGTCTCGAACTGCCCGCGCCGCCGCAACCCCTCGGCAGCTATACGGCTGTCAGCGAAGCCGGAAACCTGCTCTTCGTCTCAGGCCAGGTACCGCTTTCCGAGGGCAAGATGGCCTATACGGGGCGCGTCGGCGAGACCTTGACACTCGAACAGGGCCGCAAGGCTGCCCAACTCGCCGCGCTCAACGTGCTCGCGCAGATCTCGCGGCATCTCGGAGGCTTCGAGCGCCTGCATCATCTCGTTCGTGTCGAGGGGCACGTCAGTAGCGCCGATGGGTTCTACGACCAGCCCGCCGTGATCGACGGCGCTTCCGATCTGTTCGCCGCCGTGCTCGGCGACAAGGCGGGACATGCGCGCTCTGCGTTCTCGCATAGCCAGTTGCCCGCCAATGCCGCGGTCATCATCGTCGTCATTGCTCAGATCCTGCCCGCTTGA
- a CDS encoding NnrU family protein — translation MGSIYTLVVAAFAFVGSHFLLSHPLRAGMVHAIGERGAMGVYSLIAILTFGWMVMAYDRTPVSAPLWPAGDALWAVATVLMLIASILLMGSLIRNPALPTGGGSPALPDAARGVYAVTRHPMMWSFALWGLCHIAVFPVTRNIVLAIAIIILALVGAALQDRKKRRLQPDLWPAWESKTSYLPFAAIAAGRARLGGFGMHALVGGIVVWLVATWAHIPLAGWPAGIWRWL, via the coding sequence ATGGGAAGCATCTACACACTTGTCGTGGCGGCATTCGCTTTTGTCGGCAGCCACTTTCTCCTGTCCCATCCGCTGCGGGCGGGTATGGTCCACGCGATCGGCGAACGGGGCGCCATGGGCGTCTATTCGCTGATTGCGATCCTGACATTCGGCTGGATGGTCATGGCTTACGACCGGACGCCCGTCTCCGCGCCGCTATGGCCGGCGGGCGACGCGCTGTGGGCGGTTGCGACCGTGCTCATGCTGATCGCGTCGATCCTTCTGATGGGCTCCCTGATCCGCAACCCGGCGTTGCCCACCGGCGGCGGATCCCCCGCATTGCCCGACGCGGCGCGCGGCGTGTACGCGGTGACGCGTCACCCGATGATGTGGTCGTTCGCGCTTTGGGGACTGTGCCATATCGCCGTGTTCCCGGTCACCCGGAACATCGTACTTGCCATAGCCATCATCATCCTCGCGCTTGTCGGTGCCGCGTTACAGGACCGCAAGAAGCGGCGGTTGCAGCCCGATCTGTGGCCCGCATGGGAATCGAAGACGAGCTATCTGCCGTTCGCGGCGATCGCCGCCGGCCGTGCGCGGTTGGGCGGGTTCGGCATGCACGCGCTTGTTGGCGGCATCGTTGTCTGGCTCGTGGCGACCTGGGCTCATATCCCGCTCGCCGGCTGGCCCGCAGGCATCTGGCGCTGGCTTTAG
- a CDS encoding HlyD family secretion protein, whose amino-acid sequence MSDSITTDRELADQQDEPAAGAQAPAAPQNDNEAAPPARRKRLIVLLGAALVLASAAYGAYYFTEGRYHEETDDAYVSGNLVQLTPQVTGTVVAVNTDDTQIVKQGDPVVTLDPADAKLALADAEAQLGQTVRRVSGLYVNNDFYAANVTQREADLARARDDLHRREAVADTGAVSAEDIAHARDAVNVAQAALDAARQQGEANHALTDRTTVEQHPDVQAAAAKVRTAWLAYTRDTLPAPVTGYVAQRRVQVGQRVAPGTPLMAIVPLDGVWVDANFKEVQLKHMRIGQPVTLTSDVYGRGARYHGRIEGFSAGTGSAFATLPAQNATGNWIKIVQRLPVRIELDPAELAAHPLRIGLSMMVDADTRDDSGSQLGAAQNTRYRTDVFEQYDTQADAEIDKIIQQNEVVSRVSAAQLQLQRVASRVDAIQARPVATLKRAGSEQ is encoded by the coding sequence ATGAGCGATTCGATCACGACCGACCGCGAACTGGCGGATCAGCAAGACGAACCTGCGGCCGGCGCGCAGGCGCCTGCCGCGCCCCAGAACGACAACGAGGCCGCGCCCCCTGCGCGCCGCAAGCGCCTGATCGTGCTGCTCGGCGCCGCGCTCGTGCTCGCGAGCGCGGCCTACGGCGCGTACTACTTCACCGAGGGCCGTTATCACGAGGAGACCGACGACGCCTACGTCAGCGGCAATCTCGTGCAACTGACGCCGCAGGTCACCGGCACGGTGGTTGCCGTAAACACCGACGACACGCAGATCGTGAAGCAAGGCGACCCCGTCGTCACACTGGACCCGGCCGATGCCAAACTTGCGCTCGCCGATGCCGAAGCGCAACTCGGGCAGACCGTGCGTCGCGTGAGCGGCCTGTATGTCAACAACGACTTTTACGCGGCGAACGTCACGCAGCGCGAAGCCGACCTGGCCCGCGCCCGCGATGATCTGCACCGCCGCGAGGCGGTCGCCGACACCGGCGCAGTATCCGCCGAAGATATCGCACACGCCCGCGACGCGGTGAACGTCGCGCAGGCCGCGCTCGACGCCGCGCGTCAGCAGGGCGAGGCCAACCACGCGTTGACTGACCGCACCACGGTCGAACAGCATCCGGACGTGCAGGCCGCCGCCGCGAAAGTGCGGACCGCGTGGCTCGCCTATACGCGCGATACGCTGCCGGCGCCGGTGACGGGCTATGTCGCGCAGCGCCGGGTTCAGGTTGGCCAGCGCGTCGCCCCTGGCACCCCGCTGATGGCGATCGTGCCGCTCGACGGCGTGTGGGTCGACGCCAACTTCAAGGAAGTGCAGCTCAAGCACATGCGGATCGGCCAGCCGGTCACGCTGACCTCGGATGTCTACGGTCGAGGCGCCAGATATCACGGGCGTATCGAGGGCTTTTCGGCGGGTACGGGCAGCGCGTTCGCGACGTTGCCGGCGCAGAATGCCACGGGCAACTGGATCAAGATCGTGCAGCGGCTGCCCGTGCGCATTGAACTCGATCCGGCCGAACTGGCCGCGCATCCGCTGCGCATCGGCCTGTCGATGATGGTCGATGCCGACACGCGCGACGACTCTGGTTCGCAGCTGGGCGCGGCGCAGAACACGCGTTATCGCACCGATGTTTTCGAGCAATACGACACGCAGGCCGATGCTGAAATCGACAAGATCATCCAGCAGAACGAAGTGGTTTCACGCGTGAGCGCCGCGCAACTGCAATTGCAACGCGTGGCGTCGCGGGTTGATGCGATTCAGGCGCGGCCTGTCGCGACGCTCAAGCGGGCAGGATCTGAGCAATGA
- a CDS encoding NAD(P)-dependent alcohol dehydrogenase has protein sequence MKAAVLHQYDESLTREEFVRYEDVADPKIVRPTDVIVRIGGAGVCRTDLHIVEGIWRSKVDVALPYIMGHENAGWVEEVGRGVESVKVGDPVICHPLVTSGHCLACRRGDDMHATDSRFPGINANGGYAQYLSTGERSLIQLPKSLAPKDVAPYTDAGLTAYRAAKKASRHLLPGQYAVVIGAGGLGHIGIQVLNALCAAEIIVVDRSDVALQLAKDCGAHHTVKGDGNEVERVLELTGGSGAEAVIDFVGEGDAIAKGLAMTRNAGYYYIVGYGGKIELPTIDMITSEKTIVGNLVGTYPELVELMALADRGLVHLATREYRLSEANQALKDLHHGKIKGRAVLIP, from the coding sequence GTGAAAGCTGCCGTGCTGCATCAGTACGACGAGTCATTGACTCGCGAAGAATTCGTGCGCTACGAAGATGTCGCCGATCCGAAGATCGTGCGGCCCACCGACGTCATCGTCCGGATTGGCGGTGCGGGTGTGTGCCGTACCGATCTGCACATCGTGGAAGGTATCTGGCGCAGCAAGGTCGATGTGGCATTGCCCTACATCATGGGCCATGAAAATGCCGGCTGGGTCGAAGAGGTGGGCCGTGGAGTGGAGAGTGTCAAGGTGGGCGACCCGGTCATCTGTCATCCACTGGTGACGAGCGGACACTGCCTCGCCTGCCGGCGCGGTGACGATATGCACGCGACGGACAGCCGGTTTCCCGGCATCAACGCCAACGGTGGCTACGCGCAATACCTGTCGACTGGCGAACGCTCGCTGATCCAGTTGCCGAAATCGCTGGCGCCGAAAGACGTCGCGCCTTATACGGACGCCGGCTTGACTGCTTACCGCGCCGCAAAAAAGGCCTCGCGCCATTTGCTCCCCGGTCAATATGCCGTCGTGATCGGCGCCGGTGGCCTCGGGCACATCGGCATTCAGGTTCTCAATGCGCTTTGCGCGGCCGAAATCATCGTCGTTGACCGCTCCGACGTTGCGCTGCAACTTGCGAAGGATTGCGGCGCGCATCATACGGTCAAGGGGGACGGCAATGAAGTCGAACGCGTGCTCGAACTGACGGGGGGCAGCGGCGCGGAAGCGGTCATCGATTTTGTCGGTGAGGGCGACGCGATCGCCAAGGGCCTCGCCATGACGCGCAACGCCGGCTACTACTACATCGTCGGTTATGGCGGAAAGATCGAGTTGCCGACGATCGACATGATCACCAGCGAGAAGACCATCGTCGGCAATCTGGTCGGCACCTATCCCGAACTCGTCGAGTTGATGGCGCTGGCCGACCGTGGCCTCGTCCATCTGGCGACACGGGAGTACCGTCTGAGCGAAGCGAACCAGGCGCTCAAGGACCTGCATCACGGAAAGATCAAAGGCCGGGCGGTGTTGATTCCGTAA
- a CDS encoding LysR family transcriptional regulator: protein MQRKFDDLLLGSIELFCLAAELGSFTLAANAASVTPAAVSRSVARLEERLGVRLFVRTTRQIRLTDAGRRYFEQCRQALSQLADAEREATGEQTTPAGVLRISMPTPYGHYRVLPLLPAFRERYPQVQVETHLSNRNIDFADEGFDLAIRGRAPADSNLVARKLEDAEMVVVATPAYLKRAGVPTTIAELQAHECIQFELPSSGRHLAWTFEDSHDDGDVLTRGSYRTSGDALAGVTLARAGAGLFQTYRFVVEDDLREGRLVEVLREAGGRTRPFILLYPHARYLTSRVRAFVDFLVEQLAKPAPAAPPPRRTRVRPPRH from the coding sequence ATGCAACGCAAATTCGACGATCTCCTGCTGGGCAGCATCGAGCTGTTCTGCCTCGCGGCGGAACTCGGAAGCTTCACGCTGGCGGCCAATGCCGCGAGCGTCACGCCGGCGGCCGTGAGCCGCTCAGTGGCGCGGCTCGAGGAGCGGCTCGGCGTGCGCCTGTTCGTGCGCACCACGCGCCAGATCCGCCTGACCGACGCGGGGCGGCGCTACTTCGAGCAGTGCCGCCAGGCCTTGTCGCAACTCGCAGACGCCGAGCGCGAAGCGACGGGCGAGCAGACCACGCCGGCCGGCGTGCTGCGCATCAGCATGCCCACGCCCTATGGGCACTATCGCGTCCTGCCGCTGCTACCGGCGTTTCGCGAGCGCTATCCGCAAGTGCAGGTCGAGACGCACCTGAGCAACCGCAACATCGACTTCGCGGACGAAGGTTTCGATCTCGCGATACGCGGTCGCGCGCCGGCCGACTCAAACCTCGTGGCACGCAAGCTCGAAGATGCGGAAATGGTCGTGGTGGCGACACCCGCCTATCTGAAGCGCGCGGGCGTGCCGACAACCATCGCGGAGCTTCAGGCGCACGAGTGCATCCAGTTCGAACTGCCAAGCAGCGGGCGCCATCTCGCCTGGACCTTTGAGGACTCGCACGACGATGGCGACGTGCTGACGAGGGGAAGTTATCGAACGTCCGGCGACGCGCTCGCCGGCGTCACGCTCGCGCGGGCCGGCGCCGGTCTGTTTCAGACCTATCGCTTCGTCGTCGAAGACGACCTTCGTGAAGGCAGGCTCGTGGAGGTGTTGCGCGAAGCGGGCGGACGCACGCGGCCGTTCATCCTGCTTTATCCGCACGCGCGCTACCTGACTTCGCGCGTGCGGGCTTTCGTCGATTTTCTCGTTGAGCAGTTGGCGAAACCCGCGCCAGCCGCACCGCCCCCGCGGCGCACGCGCGTGCGCCCGCCACGGCACTGA
- a CDS encoding MarR family winged helix-turn-helix transcriptional regulator, with amino-acid sequence MDHYTTKNFMLTESIGFRLVKARNVVVAEMDAALKDLDINGQQMGILLSLKQGVATTPFELSKLLGIDTGLMTRMLDKLESKGLLERSRDPEDRRVVNLTLTGEGRKTSARIPEIAPHVLNARLRKFTKAEFAELDRLLRKFTGD; translated from the coding sequence ATGGACCATTACACGACGAAAAACTTCATGCTGACAGAGAGTATTGGCTTCAGGCTGGTCAAGGCGCGCAACGTGGTCGTTGCGGAAATGGACGCGGCGCTCAAGGACCTCGACATCAACGGCCAGCAGATGGGCATCCTGCTTTCCCTGAAGCAGGGTGTGGCGACCACGCCTTTCGAGCTGTCGAAACTGCTCGGAATCGACACCGGCTTGATGACGCGGATGCTGGACAAGCTGGAATCGAAGGGACTGCTGGAACGATCCCGCGACCCGGAAGATCGCCGCGTGGTCAATCTGACGTTGACCGGGGAGGGGCGGAAAACCTCCGCGCGGATTCCGGAAATCGCACCGCATGTGCTGAACGCCCGCTTGCGCAAATTCACGAAGGCCGAGTTTGCCGAGCTGGACCGCCTGCTTCGCAAGTTCACAGGCGATTGA
- a CDS encoding efflux transporter outer membrane subunit, whose product MNTQTSSADIAARSLKRAVSVISIAVLAACANYAGIHSDKQIAQPQQLETAQSLPQEQGHWPSADWVDQFGDAQLKALIAEALQGSPTLDQARARVAQAQAYSETAKANTLPRVDAEYTLTRQQFSSTALIPPPYAGSWQTENKGLLSASYDLDLWGKNREALRAAVSEEAASEADEEVVRLALDTSIARSYNELARLYALRDIAQQEVVRREQIDRITASRIATGLDTEVERKTAEANLSTSRSRVSALDGSILTTRYQLAALLGKGPDRGLAITRPTLGVGDDVRLPDNLPADLLSRRPDIVAARWRVDAITHEVKEAKAEFYPDINLSAAIGFDAFGFGRFLSAASRTASVGPAIHLPIFDAGALRAQLKGRYAEFDYAVASYNQTLIGALSGVATQLAQIRSSDTQLVDAQAAQQAARDADQLAITQYKAGLTNQLTVLNADVTALNADEAIANLKMNRRDQQIELASSLGGGYVDTSATTGLHADVAASQVKPVVVAR is encoded by the coding sequence ATGAATACGCAGACTTCTAGTGCAGATATCGCTGCCCGATCGCTGAAGCGCGCTGTTTCGGTGATCTCAATCGCAGTGTTGGCGGCGTGCGCAAATTACGCGGGCATCCACAGCGACAAGCAGATTGCCCAACCACAACAGCTTGAAACGGCGCAAAGCCTCCCGCAGGAGCAGGGACACTGGCCGTCCGCCGACTGGGTCGACCAGTTCGGCGACGCTCAATTAAAAGCGTTGATTGCCGAGGCTCTGCAAGGCAGCCCGACGCTCGACCAGGCGCGTGCGCGTGTCGCGCAGGCGCAAGCCTATAGTGAAACGGCGAAGGCGAATACGCTGCCGCGCGTCGACGCCGAGTACACGCTGACGCGCCAGCAGTTCAGCAGCACCGCATTGATTCCGCCGCCTTATGCCGGCTCCTGGCAGACGGAGAACAAGGGTCTGTTGAGCGCCTCTTACGATCTCGACCTGTGGGGCAAGAACCGCGAGGCGTTGCGCGCCGCTGTCTCGGAGGAGGCCGCAAGCGAAGCCGACGAGGAAGTCGTCAGGCTCGCGCTCGACACCTCGATCGCCCGCAGTTACAACGAGCTGGCGCGGCTCTACGCATTGCGCGACATCGCGCAGCAGGAAGTCGTGCGGCGCGAGCAGATCGACCGCATCACTGCGAGCCGCATCGCAACGGGCCTCGATACTGAAGTGGAGCGCAAGACGGCCGAGGCGAATCTGTCCACGAGCCGCTCCCGTGTCAGCGCACTCGACGGCAGCATCCTGACCACCCGGTATCAATTGGCGGCACTGCTCGGCAAGGGGCCCGACCGCGGACTGGCGATCACCCGGCCGACGCTCGGCGTGGGCGACGACGTGCGTCTGCCGGACAACCTGCCTGCCGATCTTCTGAGCCGGCGGCCAGACATCGTCGCGGCGCGCTGGCGCGTCGACGCGATCACGCATGAGGTGAAGGAAGCCAAGGCCGAGTTCTATCCCGACATCAATCTGAGCGCCGCGATCGGTTTCGACGCGTTCGGCTTCGGCCGCTTTCTGAGCGCGGCAAGCCGCACTGCCTCGGTAGGGCCTGCGATCCATCTGCCGATCTTCGATGCGGGTGCGCTGCGCGCGCAGCTCAAAGGCCGCTACGCCGAGTTCGACTATGCGGTGGCGAGCTACAACCAGACGTTGATCGGCGCGTTGAGCGGTGTGGCCACACAGCTCGCGCAGATCCGTTCGAGCGACACTCAGTTGGTCGATGCGCAAGCCGCGCAGCAGGCCGCGCGCGACGCCGATCAACTGGCGATCACGCAATACAAGGCGGGGCTCACCAATCAACTGACCGTGCTCAATGCCGACGTCACCGCGCTGAATGCTGACGAGGCGATCGCCAACCTGAAGATGAACCGGCGCGACCAGCAGATCGAGCTCGCGTCGTCGCTGGGCGGTGGCTATGTCGATACGTCGGCCACTACCGGCCTTCACGCGGACGTCGCCGCCAGTCAAGTCAAGCCCGTCGTCGTCGCACGTTGA
- a CDS encoding CobW family GTP-binding protein: MNRIPVTVLTGFLGAGKTTLLNRILREQHGRRYAVIVNEYGAIGIDGDLVVGAEDEVIELNNGCVCCKVRGDLIRVVSALVKRKDGFDGILIETSGLADPAPVVQTFFIDDEIRQRTRLDSVICVADGAHLQARLADSREAAEQLAQADVVLINKIDLIDAAALASVQDAVRCINPTAEQLTSVRCEIPLAVLLDRGAFDLKRLQLAASPGSTIGAASGERTYRYVPLRAGASVRQAHHSHGIDSISLRVERPLERTRFLSWLQRLVVEQGQDLLRAKGIVDLAGSERRFVFQGVHMTMDTDFDRPWRDGEQRDSRLVFIGRNLDRRELRESIRHCEIDS, from the coding sequence ATGAATCGCATCCCGGTTACGGTGCTCACCGGTTTTCTCGGCGCTGGCAAAACCACGCTGCTCAATCGCATTCTGCGCGAGCAGCACGGCCGGCGTTATGCGGTGATCGTCAACGAATACGGCGCCATCGGTATCGACGGTGATCTTGTGGTCGGCGCCGAAGACGAGGTCATCGAATTGAACAACGGCTGCGTCTGCTGCAAGGTGCGCGGCGATCTGATTCGCGTGGTGTCAGCTCTCGTCAAGCGTAAGGATGGCTTCGACGGGATTCTGATTGAAACCTCCGGTCTGGCCGACCCGGCACCGGTGGTGCAAACCTTCTTTATCGACGATGAGATCCGGCAGCGCACGCGGCTCGACAGCGTGATTTGCGTGGCCGATGGCGCGCATCTGCAGGCGCGCCTCGCGGACAGCCGTGAGGCCGCGGAGCAACTCGCGCAGGCCGACGTCGTACTGATCAACAAGATCGACCTCATCGACGCGGCCGCTCTCGCTTCGGTTCAGGACGCCGTGCGGTGCATCAACCCGACCGCTGAACAGCTGACCAGCGTGCGCTGCGAAATACCGCTTGCCGTGCTGCTCGATCGCGGCGCGTTCGATCTCAAGCGCCTGCAGCTTGCGGCATCGCCCGGTTCGACTATCGGTGCGGCAAGCGGCGAGCGGACTTACCGCTACGTCCCGCTTCGTGCTGGCGCCTCCGTCAGGCAAGCTCACCATAGTCACGGGATCGATAGCATCTCGCTGCGCGTCGAGCGGCCGCTCGAACGAACACGCTTCCTCTCGTGGCTGCAGCGACTCGTGGTTGAGCAAGGCCAGGACCTGCTGCGTGCGAAAGGTATCGTCGATCTCGCGGGATCGGAGCGTCGCTTTGTGTTCCAGGGCGTGCACATGACGATGGATACCGACTTCGACCGGCCCTGGCGAGACGGCGAACAGCGTGATAGCCGCCTCGTGTTCATCGGCCGCAATCTCGACCGGCGCGAGTTGCGCGAGAGCATCAGGCACTGCGAGATCGACTCATGA
- a CDS encoding MarR family winged helix-turn-helix transcriptional regulator, which translates to MNDSVDEDFERTQKLVLVLGQARQLIASELRAGLRDAGLNPQERGVMLTLAHGSVKTPAALSKLAGVHPTRMTRVLDRLETRGLIERARNARDRRLVDVSLTQQGRAVAARNVRVARGAWSERLSHFSKSDFDALSLLLSRLLGH; encoded by the coding sequence ATGAATGATTCCGTCGACGAAGACTTTGAGCGTACGCAGAAGCTGGTACTCGTGCTGGGTCAGGCCCGTCAGCTGATTGCAAGCGAACTCAGGGCAGGGCTCCGGGATGCCGGACTGAATCCGCAGGAGCGCGGTGTCATGCTCACGCTGGCGCACGGGAGCGTGAAAACGCCGGCCGCATTGTCGAAGCTGGCTGGCGTCCACCCGACCCGGATGACCCGCGTGCTGGACCGGCTCGAAACCCGTGGACTGATCGAGCGCGCCCGCAACGCCAGGGATCGTCGCCTAGTGGATGTTTCGTTGACGCAGCAAGGGCGGGCGGTTGCCGCCCGAAACGTACGGGTTGCCCGTGGGGCGTGGAGCGAGCGACTCTCACACTTCTCGAAGTCAGACTTCGACGCGTTGAGCTTGCTTCTTTCGAGACTGCTCGGCCACTAA